One window of Mesorhizobium loti R88b genomic DNA carries:
- a CDS encoding class I SAM-dependent DNA methyltransferase produces MSAVDKQNALRQAAQMRIKASHALKGDANLLAQHYFEWADSYELDMDRERYSGPSIVAEMAGALQAAYIGGDRAATAVLDAGCGTGLVGVQLDHIGFRFIVGFDLSETMAEMARQTGVYRHVEGEIDLNRSLSEYASASYDMIVCCGVFTLGHVHPDGLRELSRLTRPNGFVIASTCKSYTQAMSFEDEVLRLQEASVLAPAQCLNDGRFLDGEDAHYWALRVLEKSTKQRR; encoded by the coding sequence ATGAGCGCCGTTGATAAACAGAACGCACTCCGACAAGCTGCGCAAATGCGGATTAAGGCGTCACATGCGCTCAAGGGTGACGCCAATCTATTGGCGCAGCACTATTTTGAATGGGCAGACTCCTACGAGTTGGATATGGACCGCGAACGCTACAGCGGCCCCTCGATCGTGGCAGAAATGGCGGGCGCCTTACAGGCTGCGTATATTGGCGGTGATAGAGCAGCCACCGCAGTTCTAGACGCGGGGTGCGGTACAGGCTTGGTTGGCGTGCAACTGGACCATATCGGCTTCCGCTTCATCGTCGGCTTCGATCTCTCGGAAACAATGGCCGAAATGGCGCGCCAAACCGGGGTTTATCGCCACGTTGAAGGCGAGATTGACCTAAACAGGTCCCTCTCAGAATACGCGAGCGCGAGCTATGATATGATTGTCTGCTGCGGCGTCTTCACACTTGGACATGTCCACCCGGATGGGCTGCGCGAGCTTTCGCGCCTCACGCGACCGAACGGATTCGTAATTGCTAGCACCTGCAAGAGCTATACGCAGGCAATGTCGTTTGAAGACGAGGTGCTGCGTCTGCAGGAGGCGAGCGTCCTTGCGCCGGCACAGTGTTTGAACGACGGCAGATTCCTCGATGGCGAGGATGCGCATTACTGGGCTTTGCGAGTGCTCGAGAAGTCAACAAAGCAGCGACGATGA
- a CDS encoding MmgE/PrpD family protein, with the protein MRAITELANFVSSYPASALPTATRRTISSLMLDLIGATAAGLRSLLAHAARQTALEAYGEGPISIWLTDDHSSVVGAAMANSAAASSLDIDDGHRGAGGHAGAGVIPAALAVAQAVDASVPETMVAIGLGYEIGLRIASSRPVTTIDTYATGRWVAYGAAAAACRLLGLGAAETAHALAIAGSEGPIVFLTASSKFEGTTIKEGIPPAVVAGITAAYRAWAAATGPLDLLDDNDRFTRHVLTNNLGSSWEVQKCYLKPYSCCRYIHAAIDAILAMRRDGQEIRKLRIETFPQAMRLANERAPSTLEGGQYSFYFSCAVAALYGREALQPFQMERLADARVLDLAARIELEPSPDFASAFPVGTPARVVIDQGNGPEEMIVLHPLGDVANSLSSDQVAEKFKNIARKNVHPRWQDEILAATASLETAGIPRLLTALLPPDARNLE; encoded by the coding sequence GTGAGAGCGATAACTGAACTCGCGAACTTCGTTAGCAGCTACCCGGCCTCTGCGCTGCCGACGGCCACACGGCGTACAATCTCGTCGCTAATGCTAGATCTTATCGGTGCCACAGCTGCGGGCCTGCGATCGCTGTTAGCTCATGCCGCCCGACAGACGGCGTTGGAAGCGTATGGCGAAGGCCCGATCAGTATTTGGTTGACTGACGATCACTCTAGCGTGGTCGGCGCCGCGATGGCGAATAGCGCTGCCGCGAGCTCACTGGATATCGATGATGGTCACCGCGGCGCAGGAGGTCACGCTGGTGCCGGCGTCATTCCCGCGGCCTTGGCAGTGGCTCAAGCTGTTGACGCGTCGGTCCCCGAAACGATGGTTGCAATCGGGCTCGGATACGAAATTGGTCTCCGAATTGCGAGCTCTCGTCCGGTTACGACAATCGATACGTATGCGACCGGACGCTGGGTCGCCTACGGCGCTGCAGCTGCAGCTTGCCGTCTCCTGGGCTTAGGTGCAGCAGAAACCGCTCATGCATTGGCGATTGCCGGATCCGAAGGACCAATTGTCTTCTTAACCGCAAGCTCCAAGTTCGAGGGTACCACGATCAAGGAAGGGATCCCCCCTGCCGTGGTTGCAGGTATTACCGCGGCCTACCGCGCGTGGGCAGCCGCAACTGGACCTCTTGATCTTCTTGATGACAATGATCGTTTCACTCGCCATGTCCTGACAAACAATCTTGGGTCGTCGTGGGAAGTACAAAAATGCTATCTTAAGCCATATTCATGCTGCCGCTATATCCACGCGGCTATCGATGCAATCCTTGCCATGCGTCGGGACGGGCAAGAGATCCGCAAGCTGCGCATCGAAACGTTCCCCCAAGCAATGCGCCTTGCAAACGAGCGCGCGCCCAGCACGTTGGAGGGGGGGCAGTACAGCTTCTATTTTAGCTGCGCGGTGGCGGCTTTATACGGCCGCGAAGCTCTACAGCCTTTTCAAATGGAGCGTCTTGCTGACGCACGTGTTCTCGACTTGGCCGCGCGTATTGAGCTTGAGCCGTCGCCCGATTTTGCTTCCGCGTTTCCAGTAGGAACGCCTGCCCGCGTCGTCATCGATCAGGGGAACGGCCCGGAAGAGATGATCGTGCTGCATCCCTTGGGGGATGTCGCCAACTCGTTATCCAGCGACCAGGTCGCGGAGAAGTTCAAGAACATCGCCCGAAAGAACGTTCACCCGCGGTGGCAGGACGAGATCCTCGCGGCGACAGCTAGCCTTGAAACTGCAGGCATTCCGCGCCTTCTGACCGCCCTGTTGCCACCAGACGCCCGAAACTTAGAATAA
- a CDS encoding M24 family metallopeptidase, which produces MEKELHFERSEFATRVTSVKKEMEKRDIDTLLLSEPANANYLTGYDAYSFYVPQMVVVALDREEPIWVGRGMDGISAFMTTYLSDDSIRTYADAYVQSALSPYDFVAEIVKEIAGRKTRVGVEMGGYYYSARAHSDLMKALPEATFIDADLLVNWIRLVKSPAEVALMRQAGRIAEAMMYRAVDTIEPGARECDIAAVIYHQMMAGTPEFGGTYTCSPPYLCVGEKALAPHAAWTDKPLLPSTIVNLELFGNRHRYQVNLARTICVGKPSPNYQKLADVVVESLNAGLDAVAPGKSAEEVHAAFAKTLAKHGHEKDSRLGYSLGLGYPPAVGEKTVSLRKGDKTVLRPGMCFHMMSGLWLENDGITITQPFVVTETGHEPLTKIPRQLFVK; this is translated from the coding sequence ATGGAGAAGGAACTACATTTTGAGCGGTCCGAGTTTGCGACACGCGTGACGAGCGTGAAGAAGGAGATGGAAAAGCGGGACATAGACACCCTTCTGCTTTCCGAGCCGGCCAACGCCAATTACTTGACCGGCTACGACGCCTATTCATTTTACGTTCCGCAGATGGTGGTGGTGGCTCTCGACCGCGAAGAGCCGATTTGGGTCGGACGGGGTATGGATGGCATTTCCGCCTTCATGACCACTTATCTGTCCGACGACAGCATCCGTACTTACGCTGATGCATATGTGCAGTCGGCTCTCAGTCCGTATGACTTCGTCGCGGAGATTGTGAAGGAAATCGCTGGCCGGAAAACGAGGGTCGGCGTCGAAATGGGCGGTTACTACTACTCCGCGCGTGCACATTCCGACCTGATGAAGGCATTGCCTGAGGCCACCTTCATCGATGCGGACTTGCTGGTGAACTGGATACGTCTGGTGAAGAGCCCGGCCGAGGTGGCACTCATGCGACAGGCCGGCCGTATCGCTGAAGCGATGATGTACCGTGCCGTCGATACGATCGAACCGGGTGCCCGGGAGTGCGACATTGCTGCTGTCATTTATCATCAGATGATGGCGGGTACGCCCGAGTTCGGCGGAACCTATACGTGTTCGCCGCCCTATCTTTGCGTCGGCGAGAAGGCTCTGGCTCCGCATGCCGCGTGGACCGACAAGCCGTTGCTACCGTCCACCATCGTCAATCTCGAGCTCTTCGGAAATCGCCATCGCTACCAGGTCAATCTGGCTCGCACGATTTGCGTCGGCAAACCGAGCCCGAACTATCAAAAGCTGGCGGACGTCGTCGTGGAATCTCTGAATGCAGGGCTGGACGCCGTAGCTCCCGGCAAGAGCGCCGAGGAAGTCCACGCCGCGTTTGCCAAGACGCTTGCTAAGCACGGGCACGAGAAGGATTCACGTCTCGGCTATTCGCTCGGTCTTGGGTATCCGCCAGCGGTGGGCGAAAAAACCGTCAGTCTTCGCAAGGGGGACAAGACAGTGCTTCGACCGGGTATGTGCTTCCATATGATGTCGGGGCTTTGGCTCGAGAACGACGGTATCACCATTACTCAACCGTTTGTCGTTACCGAGACCGGGCACGAACCCCTGACCAAAATACCGCGCCAGCTGTTCGTTAAGTAG
- a CDS encoding cysteine synthase family protein has protein sequence MKLLPAKYIIGQAVARGTLTHDTIVLETSSGTFALGLAVVCREYGFSLEIFTDPVMDKGLENRLRSLGAEVFIITEKAKEGGYQRSRLDAMHARMRQLGESHFWPRQYETPDNPAAYRCFADQISELLGADVTLVGSVGSGGSTCGTIERLRQKALGARLIGVDTFNSVIFGQLDGERKLRGLGNSLVPKNVKHELYDEVHFTSASLAFAATQALHERHAIFAGPTSGASYIVGRWRARQHPEETVVVICPDEGHRYAEAVYDQEWLRQNECVLEGVLLDAPASEEHPSTALPPWNRYRWKRKTREAVLSALEGCNGPE, from the coding sequence ATGAAGCTTCTCCCGGCCAAGTATATTATCGGACAAGCAGTGGCTCGAGGGACTCTGACGCATGACACGATAGTGTTGGAGACATCTAGCGGAACCTTTGCGCTGGGATTGGCTGTAGTGTGCAGGGAATATGGATTTTCACTCGAGATATTCACCGACCCAGTGATGGATAAGGGACTGGAAAATAGGCTAAGATCCTTAGGTGCGGAGGTTTTCATTATAACTGAAAAGGCAAAGGAGGGCGGGTATCAGAGAAGCCGCCTCGACGCCATGCATGCCAGGATGAGGCAATTGGGTGAGTCCCATTTCTGGCCCCGGCAGTACGAAACACCAGACAACCCGGCAGCCTACCGGTGTTTCGCTGACCAGATCTCGGAATTGCTTGGCGCCGATGTGACATTGGTTGGCTCTGTTGGTTCAGGCGGCTCTACTTGCGGAACAATAGAGCGTTTGCGCCAGAAGGCCCTTGGGGCCCGCCTGATTGGGGTGGATACATTCAACAGTGTCATTTTTGGCCAGTTGGACGGCGAACGGAAGTTGCGAGGACTGGGGAACAGCCTCGTCCCAAAGAACGTGAAGCATGAACTGTACGATGAGGTACATTTCACGTCGGCTTCGCTTGCGTTTGCTGCAACGCAGGCCCTCCACGAGCGGCACGCCATTTTTGCCGGTCCTACCTCAGGCGCGAGCTATATCGTAGGGCGCTGGCGCGCCCGACAGCACCCAGAGGAAACCGTTGTGGTCATATGCCCTGATGAAGGCCACCGCTACGCTGAAGCTGTGTACGACCAGGAGTGGCTCAGGCAAAACGAATGTGTGCTTGAAGGTGTTCTTCTGGACGCTCCAGCTAGCGAGGAGCATCCCTCGACTGCTCTCCCGCCATGGAACCGATATCGTTGGAAGCGCAAAACCCGGGAGGCTGTCTTGAGCGCGTTGGAAGGCTGTAATGGACCAGAATAG